One window of the Labilibaculum sp. genome contains the following:
- a CDS encoding ATP-binding protein yields the protein MLNRMKFRTRVLAGFGLILLFTVSFVILSIFQVKDLRNESEFIYTHTYTVSNAVRDINTHIQTMESAMKDILLAKTQQEFDQAIDTINLYHLKAMTQFDTVFNRFLGDKRDVGIAYHTFIEWEELRNQIIDLKVSGKEVSAKKMVDGIAAEHLNKLKEKTKVMTDFAENQANRIYKEATIAHTKKLYLFTGIAILIVLASIFITYIISESISRPIKKFIYKAQAIYQGQGNGSIRRISEEQLLDHSMTELTQTYTKLQNEIKERERGEDTIRVQYQEIHEYSEKLRLFNDKLEERVVERTTALAESEEKYRNLINGSTDIILVNEYIGDGSSKLIEANDTSCVMLGYSRDELFTLSPANYIEDLPDDYIVDSIKRLTREKQFTHEQTFVSKYGKKTPMETVSQLVTLQGKHVILSTSRDITERKHAQQAIVQSERRLKKMIHQSPLPIVITDEKQNIEYFNDKFIELFEYTLDDIKTSDDWYKSCFPDRKYREEVKNIWKEAIAKAKKEHTDIGKQEFHMTIKNGKVRHCEFFMVPFDNSSMIIINDISEIISTQKELVKAKEKAEESDHLKSAFLANMSHEIRTPMNGIIGFADMLRRPDKTEAQSNTYINIIYKSSNQLLKIINDILDISKLDSGQTFIKETKCFLNVILDELHTQFSKENSVDDGIDFIINKTLSDEETFVITEERKLRQILSNLLNNAFKFTSSGFIEYGYHLIDNNFLEFYVQDSGIGIQKEKQEIIFERFRQVEETFTRKYGGTGLGLAISKGFVELMGGKIRMETEEDKGTTFYFTIPYKPVGAEVEIVKNTNKKNYKWDDKLILVVEDDETNFKYIEAALKPTKVKILHTISGNKAIELSLRNPTINLVLMDLRLPDINGLEATQSIKKMRDNLPIIAQTANAFREDRNKSIEAGCDDFIAKPFDEKKLLATINKYLKKGNKLINQTGI from the coding sequence ATGTTAAATAGAATGAAATTCCGCACCAGAGTGCTCGCCGGATTCGGTTTAATATTACTGTTTACGGTATCATTTGTTATCCTCTCTATTTTCCAGGTAAAAGATCTTCGCAACGAGTCCGAATTCATTTATACTCACACCTATACGGTAAGTAACGCTGTTCGGGATATCAATACACATATCCAAACCATGGAAAGCGCCATGAAGGATATTCTTCTGGCCAAAACGCAGCAGGAATTCGATCAGGCTATTGATACAATCAATTTATATCACCTAAAAGCAATGACTCAATTCGACACTGTTTTTAATCGCTTTTTAGGCGACAAAAGAGATGTTGGAATTGCTTATCATACCTTTATTGAATGGGAAGAGCTTCGAAATCAAATCATCGATTTAAAAGTTAGTGGTAAAGAGGTGAGTGCAAAAAAAATGGTGGACGGAATTGCCGCTGAACACCTCAATAAATTAAAAGAAAAAACGAAAGTAATGACTGATTTTGCTGAAAATCAGGCAAATCGAATCTATAAGGAAGCAACTATAGCACATACAAAAAAACTATATCTTTTTACAGGTATAGCCATACTAATTGTACTGGCAAGTATATTTATTACTTATATTATTTCGGAGAGTATTTCCAGGCCCATTAAAAAATTCATTTACAAGGCACAGGCAATCTATCAAGGTCAAGGAAATGGCTCTATTCGCCGCATTAGTGAAGAACAGCTTCTGGATCATTCCATGACCGAATTAACTCAAACCTACACTAAACTTCAGAACGAAATAAAGGAACGGGAACGTGGCGAAGATACCATTCGAGTTCAGTATCAGGAAATTCATGAGTATTCGGAAAAATTAAGACTCTTTAATGATAAATTGGAAGAAAGAGTTGTTGAGCGAACAACTGCATTAGCCGAAAGTGAAGAAAAATATCGTAACCTAATTAATGGAAGTACCGATATCATCCTGGTTAATGAATATATTGGTGACGGCAGTTCTAAATTAATAGAAGCAAATGATACATCATGCGTAATGCTGGGGTATTCAAGAGATGAACTTTTCACTCTATCGCCAGCGAACTACATTGAAGATCTTCCTGATGATTATATCGTCGACTCCATAAAAAGATTAACCAGAGAGAAACAATTCACTCATGAACAAACCTTCGTTTCCAAGTATGGTAAAAAGACTCCTATGGAAACCGTTAGTCAACTTGTAACTCTGCAGGGAAAACATGTAATCTTATCAACATCAAGAGATATTACAGAACGTAAACATGCTCAGCAGGCAATTGTACAGAGCGAGCGAAGGTTGAAAAAAATGATTCATCAATCTCCCCTTCCTATTGTTATTACTGATGAAAAGCAAAACATTGAATACTTTAACGATAAATTTATTGAGCTGTTTGAATACACTTTAGATGACATAAAAACTTCGGATGATTGGTATAAATCGTGTTTTCCTGATCGAAAATATCGCGAAGAAGTTAAAAATATTTGGAAAGAAGCTATCGCCAAAGCAAAAAAGGAACACACCGACATAGGGAAACAAGAATTTCATATGACAATTAAAAATGGCAAAGTTCGTCATTGTGAATTCTTTATGGTTCCTTTTGATAATTCATCAATGATCATCATTAATGACATATCGGAAATTATATCTACACAAAAAGAATTGGTGAAAGCCAAGGAAAAAGCGGAAGAGAGTGATCACTTAAAATCTGCCTTTTTGGCAAATATGTCGCATGAAATCAGAACACCAATGAATGGCATTATTGGTTTTGCTGATATGCTTCGCAGACCTGACAAAACAGAAGCTCAGAGCAATACCTATATAAATATCATCTATAAAAGTTCAAATCAGTTACTTAAGATCATAAACGACATTCTGGATATTTCGAAACTCGATTCCGGACAAACCTTTATTAAAGAAACAAAATGCTTCCTAAATGTTATTTTAGACGAGTTACATACTCAATTCTCAAAAGAAAACAGTGTCGATGATGGAATTGATTTTATAATTAATAAGACACTTTCGGATGAAGAAACATTCGTGATTACTGAAGAGAGAAAGTTGCGCCAAATACTCTCCAACCTACTTAATAATGCATTTAAATTTACATCTTCAGGTTTTATTGAATATGGATACCATTTAATAGATAATAATTTTCTGGAATTCTATGTTCAGGATTCGGGCATTGGAATCCAAAAGGAAAAACAAGAGATTATATTTGAACGTTTTAGACAGGTCGAAGAAACTTTCACCAGGAAATATGGAGGTACAGGACTAGGCTTAGCAATTTCGAAAGGCTTTGTTGAATTGATGGGCGGTAAAATAAGAATGGAAACCGAAGAAGATAAAGGAACAACCTTCTACTTTACCATTCCTTATAAACCTGTTGGAGCAGAAGTGGAAATTGTAAAAAACACAAATAAAAAAAACTACAAATGGGATGATAAACTAATTCTTGTTGTGGAAGATGATGAAACCAATTTTAAATACATTGAAGCGGCTTTAAAACCAACAAAAGTTAAAATATTACACACAATATCAGGGAATAAAGCCATTGAATTAAGCCTTAGAAACCCAACTATTAATTTGGTATTAATGGATTTAAGATTGCCGGATATTAACGGCTTGGAAGCAACTCAATCTATCAAAAAAATGAGAGACAACTTGCCTATTATTGCTCAAACAGCAAATGCTTTTAGAGAAGATCGAAATAAGAGCATAGAAGCCGGATGTGATGATTTTATAGCAAAACCTTTTGATGAAAAGAAGTTGCTTGCTACAATAAATAAATACCTAAAAAAGGGAAACAAGTTAATTAACCAAACAGGAATATAA